The sequence below is a genomic window from Brevibacillus laterosporus.
ACGAGTCTGCACCAGAGCCTTAGGTTCCACGTATATAGCGTATATCCAAGCTTATTTCTTTTGCAGAGCTTTCCATCATTCTTGGATAGGTATAGCGGCATCATACATGAATTGCTCTAGACGTTTCTGATGATTCATCCTTTCTTCTACGTTCCAGTCCAGCTTCTGAGCCATATAGGCGATAACGGGCTCTTTCCATTCTCTAACTCCCTGCATATTAAAGTACAGAGCGCCCGTACGACGAACAAAGAAATCCTCTGGAGTCGTTGCCATTTCCTCTTCTATCGCATACAAAAGCGGGCCAAAAACTTGTTTGGGTAACCCCGTTTCAGTCATTTCTGCATCATGTTCACTTATTCGTGAAAAAATGCGAGATACATTCGAACCATAACGAAGGACCAACTGTTTCGCTTCCTGCTCAGATAAACCGAGCATGACGCCTTCTTTCACTTTTTCTTTCTTGAAAGTCCCAAACTTTTCTGCTCCGCCTACATCACCACCAGATAAGCGAATGTGATCCGTTGTACAACGTGGGTAAGTGCCTCGGCCTTCCGCTTTGAATTGCTCAGCTAGTAGATCAACAATTCTCTCAGCCATTTTGCGGTACCCAGTCAGTTTTCCTCCCGCAATGGTTAAGAGACCTGATTCTGAAATAAAAATCTCATCTTTACGCGAAAGCTCAGACGGAGACTTTCCTTCCTCATGAATTAAAGGACGTAAACCTGCCCAGCTTGATTCGACGTCTTTTCCTGTCAATTCAAGTGTTGGAAACATAAAATTAGCGGCACGAAGAATATAGTCCCGATCCTCTACAGTCATTTTTGGGTTTGCGATATCACCCTGATAGTTGGTATCCGTTGTTCCGACATACGTCTTACCATCGCGTGGAATGGCAAACACCATGCGCCCATCAGGTGTATCAAAATAAACGGATTGTTTCAGCGGAAATCTCTTTCCATCAATGACTAGATGAATCCCTTTTGTTACATGCAATCTCTTGCCTTTTTTAGAGCCATCAATTTCTCGTATCGTATCTACCCATGGACCTGCCGCATTAATAATTTTCTTGGCACGGATCGTTATTTTCTCCCCGCTAATTTGGTCAATGGCTACAACTCCTGTTATCTTATTATTTTCATACAACAATTCTTCTGCTTTCACATAATTACTAGCTACTGCTCCCCGTCGTACCGCTTCCTTCATCACTTCCATTGTTAGACGAGCATCGTCAGTCCGATATTCTACATAATAGCCGCCACCTTTTAGCTTTTCCTTTGCTAATAGGGGCTCTTTTGCTAGCGTTTGCTCCTTGTTCAGCATGATACGACGCTCATTTTTCTTAACCCCGGCTAATGCGTCATACACTCGTAAGCCTATCGAAGTAGCAAATTTACCATACGTTCCTCCTTCTATCATGGGAAGAAGCATCCACTCTGGCGTAGTGACATGGGGAGCATTTTCATATACGATGGCCCGTTCCCGTCCTACCTCCGCAACCAGCTTAAATTCCAGCTGTTTTAAATAGCGCAAACCTCCATGCACTAGTTTTGTCGAGCGACTAGAGGTCCCGGCAGCAAAATCCTGCATTTCAATCAAAGCCGTATTTATCCCACGTACTTGTGCATCCAGTGCTATTCCCGCCCCAGTGATTCCGCCTCCAATCACCAGCAGATCATATTCCTGTATCTCCATATCACGCAATAATTGTCCGCGATATAAGCTTGAAAATGGCTTTGTCATCTCACTCACTCTCCTGTACATAATAACGAACACAATTCTTCGTCAGGTGAATAAAAAAAGACCACAACAAGATCCTTCTCATTCATAAGGATCTGCTGTGGTCTACTCCCATTCTCCGACCGATATTAACTTGTCAATTTGATAACAAAAGTATAGCGTAGTTTACTGGTAGCTTCAACCGACAGTCGGTACTTGGAAGCCCATTGTTGCTTCTACTGCTTTTTTCCATCCACTATATAATTTACTTCTTTCCTCTGCCCCCATCTGTACCTCAAAGCGCTTATCAATCTGCCAAACAGAGGCAATCTCCTCTCGACTTTCCCAGAATCCAACAGCTAGACCAGCTAGATAAGCTGCCCCTAATGCTGTCGTTTCACTATTGGTAGGACGCTCAACTGAAACACCAAGAATATCGCTTTGGAACTGCATCAGGAAATTATTTCTTACTGCACCACCGTCTACACGCAAAGCTTTTAAAACAATTCCTGAATCCGCTTCCATTGCAGAAAGGACGTCTTTTGTTTGGTACGCAAGCGACTCAAGAATGGCACGGATAAAATGCTCTTTTTCTGTCCCACGTGTCAATCCAAATATAGCTCCTCGCACGTCACTCTTCCAATATGGCGTACCTAGTCCAACAAAGGCTGGAACCATATATACCCCTTCAGTCGATTCCACTCGTTGTGCGTATTGCTCACTTTCAGCCGCCGATTTTAACATCCGAAGCCCATCACGTAGCCATTGGATAGCTGAACCAGCAACAAAAATACTGCCCTCTAACGCATATTCCACTTTACCATCGATGCCCCATGCGAGCGTCGTTAGTAATCCTCTTTCCGATTTAACAGCCTTCTCTCCTGTGTTCATCAGCATGAAGCAGCCTGTTCCATAGGTGTTTTTCGCCATACCCGTTTCGTAGCATGCCTGCCCAAACAAAGCCGCTTGCTGATCTCCTGCCGCCCCAGCGATGGGTACTTGTTCGCCAAAGAAATGATACGATGCTGTAAGCGCATACACCTCTGATGATGCTCGAACCTCAGGTAGCATACATTTAGGTATATTCAGCATGGCTAATAACTCATCGTCCCATTTTTGCTCATAGATATTATATAGAAGAGTTCGTGAAGCGTTCGAATAATCCGTTACATGACTCTCCCCACCTGATAAACGCCAGATCAACCATGTATCAATGGTTCCAAACAGCAGGTCACCCTTCTCCGCCTTCTCACGTGCACCTTCTACATGATCCAAAATCCATTTTAATTTGGTACCAGAGAAGTAAGCATCGATCACTAATCCGGTTTTTTCCTGCACT
It includes:
- a CDS encoding glycerol-3-phosphate dehydrogenase/oxidase, which produces MTKPFSSLYRGQLLRDMEIQEYDLLVIGGGITGAGIALDAQVRGINTALIEMQDFAAGTSSRSTKLVHGGLRYLKQLEFKLVAEVGRERAIVYENAPHVTTPEWMLLPMIEGGTYGKFATSIGLRVYDALAGVKKNERRIMLNKEQTLAKEPLLAKEKLKGGGYYVEYRTDDARLTMEVMKEAVRRGAVASNYVKAEELLYENNKITGVVAIDQISGEKITIRAKKIINAAGPWVDTIREIDGSKKGKRLHVTKGIHLVIDGKRFPLKQSVYFDTPDGRMVFAIPRDGKTYVGTTDTNYQGDIANPKMTVEDRDYILRAANFMFPTLELTGKDVESSWAGLRPLIHEEGKSPSELSRKDEIFISESGLLTIAGGKLTGYRKMAERIVDLLAEQFKAEGRGTYPRCTTDHIRLSGGDVGGAEKFGTFKKEKVKEGVMLGLSEQEAKQLVLRYGSNVSRIFSRISEHDAEMTETGLPKQVFGPLLYAIEEEMATTPEDFFVRRTGALYFNMQGVREWKEPVIAYMAQKLDWNVEERMNHQKRLEQFMYDAAIPIQE
- the glpK gene encoding glycerol kinase, which encodes MEKKYILSLDQGTSSSRAILFNKQGQIVAMAQREFPQYFPQPGWVEHNGFEIWGSILAVIAEVLSTSNISPKEVAAIGITNQRETTIVWDKHTGKPVYNAIVWQSRQTSEICDELKAQGYSYLVQEKTGLVIDAYFSGTKLKWILDHVEGAREKAEKGDLLFGTIDTWLIWRLSGGESHVTDYSNASRTLLYNIYEQKWDDELLAMLNIPKCMLPEVRASSEVYALTASYHFFGEQVPIAGAAGDQQAALFGQACYETGMAKNTYGTGCFMLMNTGEKAVKSERGLLTTLAWGIDGKVEYALEGSIFVAGSAIQWLRDGLRMLKSAAESEQYAQRVESTEGVYMVPAFVGLGTPYWKSDVRGAIFGLTRGTEKEHFIRAILESLAYQTKDVLSAMEADSGIVLKALRVDGGAVRNNFLMQFQSDILGVSVERPTNSETTALGAAYLAGLAVGFWESREEIASVWQIDKRFEVQMGAEERSKLYSGWKKAVEATMGFQVPTVG